GTTGATCAGAGAGTGGCAGCATGTCATATGGGGTTCTGGAGTTGCTTCTACAGGATATGGAAAGACGGCTGGAAGGTGGTAGGAAAAAAGGTGTTTGATGAGGGGAAGGTATACGGCAGCAAGGACAGCAAATAGGGGTAAATTCCACTTCAAAGTGCACCACGTAGGGCTTGACAGAACACCTCATGGGGTGTCTGGTAGTTGAGGCACGTCATCGCTTTTTCGGGACCAAATAAAATTAGGGTTGCATTTGGTAGCGCTATATGCAATAGTAATTGCATGAAGATACGAAAATTCTGGATTTCAAGAATAACAGATGCATGGGAAAAGCGTTCTATCCTCTGGCTTTCAGGGGTGAGGAGAGTCGGCAAAACCTATCTTTGCAAGAGTCTTCCGGATATTGAGTATTTTGACTGTGAGCTTCCTCGAACAAGAAGATTAATGGATGATACCGAGGGTTTTCTCAAGGGATTAAAGGGGAGAAGAATAGTCCTTGATGAAATCCACAGGCTGGGAAACCCCTCTGAACTCCTCAAAATTGCTGCTGACCATTTTCCTGATATCAATATCATCGCTACCGGTTCCTCAACGCTCGGTGCTTCCCGGAAATTTCGGGATACCCTGGCCGGTCGGAAGCGAGAGCTATGGCTCACACCAATGCTTTCTCATGATCTTGAAGATTTCGATATTCAGAGTCTGGAATTGAGGTTTCTTCATGGAGGCCTTCCTCCCTTCATCATGGCCGATTCCCTGCCGGAGAGGGAGTTTCAGGAATGGATCGACAGCTACTGGGCAAAAGATATTCAGGAGCTATTCAGGTTGGAGCGCCGGTATTCGTTCCAGAGGTTCCTTGAACTCCTCATGGCGCAGAGTGGAGGGATATTTGAGGCAACACGCTTTTCACGTCCATGTGAGGTGAGTCGTACTACAATCACCAATTATCTCTCTGTGCTCGAAGCAACTTTTGTTGTGCACGTGCTGCGTCCCTTCAGCACCAGGAAGTCCTCGGAAATTATCTCGGCCCCTAAAGTGTACGGCTTTGATACGGGCTTTGTATGCTATTTTCGTGGATGGCATGAGTTGAGGCGTGAAGACATGGGACACTTATGGGAGCATTTTGTACTGAATGAAATTCAGGGGAGTTTGCAGTTGCGGAATTTGTATTATTGGCGCGATAAGAGAGGTCATGAAATTGATTTTGTGATTTCGGCGAGAGGCTCGGCCCCTATCGCAATCGAGTGTAAATGGTCGGCATCAGATTTGGTACTGGAAAACTTCAAATCATTCAGGCAAAGGTATCCTAAAGGAGATTCGTTTGTGGTCGCCTCTGACGTTGATAAGGGCTATGTGCGGGATTATGGCAGTTTTGAGATAAAGTTTGTCAGCCTCTCTGAATTGGTGAATGCCCTTTCTCAGAAACTAAACCGGTAACCCTCCCCGGCTTTTCAGCACAATCGAATTTTGAAGGTTTGACCCAACCCCTTTTTCGATGCCCAGCTCCTGGAACACCTTCTAAAACACTCTTGAAGGATTTGGGCAAAAGGCCGTTAAGAGGTAAAATGAGCGTATTTTAGGTGAGGGGAAGGTATACGGCAAGAAATAGCAGGGAGCAGAGAGCATAGGGCAGAGAGTATAAGGCAAAAAAACGTGTAAAAAGAGAAATATGAGCCACTGAGGCGAGAACTTCTATATCACTGAATATCACTGAGATTTTTAACTTGAAATTTAAATAAAGTTGGAGGACAATAGATAAAAAGGGGCGGGCATAGTGACAGAATTGGTATTTCAAGACCTACCAGTATCAGTTATCCGGATGAAAAAAAGAAGTGGAATAACACAAGGTAAAATTATACTGATTCGGTATAATCATCATCTGGTAACTTTTATACCGAAGAAACACCATATACATGGTCCATATAACGATCAATAACTGGATATTTGAGGCAATGTCTGTGCAAATGACGAATCAGGTTAAAAAATAAGTTGGGCGGACCAAACAATGATACTTCATAAAGAGAAACACAGACATGAATGGACATAACGACATACACATTCCTGATTGCCCTGAATTTGTCCAAGGCTATCAGATCTACAACCAAAGAGAACACCGTGGCCCTATGTGGTTTGATGCCCGACGCATCGTTCAGGACAATTGGGGTGATTCTCGTCGGATGTCAGAAGGTGTTGGGATTATCATCAGAGGGTGGAACAGATTTTATGCCGGTTACGACGCCGACGCTCTGACTGCTACCATCACGTCCAACCTGAGCACTCTCAGCGCTTTCCGAGATCGCGATATTAGTTCATACACGCAAGATGACAAGACAGTACTCCTAGAACTATTCAAGGCATTCCAAGAAGCGCTCAAGAGGACTCGTGACAACCGAAAGAGTCCTGTGTCAGTAGGCAAAGCGTTGAGTTTATTCGCGTCTGGCATTTTGCCAATATGGGATTCCAATATTGCATATGCTTACCGTTGTTCTTATGCGTACGGTGGCGCTGAAGAGTACGTTGCTTTCATGGATTGCATGAAACTATTCGCAGAGCACGTTAGCAGGTGCGTACCCAGAGACGATGATCGGCCACTCCTGAAGAGAATTGACGAGTACAATTACTCTAAGTACACCATGCACTGGCTATGATTCAATAAACACAGATCGCCCAACAAGGCAATGCAGCCGACCGGCTCCGCCTGCGGCTGATTACTGTCGTTATGTTTTTAGATATACCATTTCCCCGGGGTTTGTATGATGATGAAATGCATATATTGTTTAGAAGACAAACCTGAAACTTCATATAGAAAGACAGAGCATGTCATACCTCAGTCTTTTGGGGTATTCAAAAACAATTTCACCCTTAACCAAGTAGTTTGCGATGACTGTAATAAGTACTTCGGTGACAACTTAGAGATTGATTTAGCTCGTGATACTTATGAGGGGCATTCGAGATTTGAATTCAATGTAAAAAAACCTAATGACTATAAATCTTATGGTAAAAACAGCAGGATAATAATACGCGTTGCAGAGGGGCCGTTGAAGGGTACTTATGCTTATCGAGAATATTCGCCTGATAGCAATGAAATTGTTCCAAAACCTATTCCACAGGTGGGATTCAAAAAACTTGATTCAGATGAGTACGAATATTATTTGCTGGATGAAATTCCTGACAAAGAATATTTAGAAAAGAACAACTTCGACCTGAAACATACACAGGCTATTAAAGCATTTGGTATAGATGTGAATCAACTGGAACAGAAATTGAGCGAGAGAGGTATCTCTTTTAAACTCGGAGGAGAGGTAGTCCCTCCCGATAAATCTCAAGACTTACTGTGCGAAGTCGAGGGAACAATAGATAGAAAGATATTTTGTGCAATAGCAAAAATTGGATTTAACTATCTTGCATACTGGCAAGGTTCTGACTTTATGCTGAATGAATCTTTTGATATTACTCGAAGATTCATTCGTTACGGTGAAAAGCCCGCTTATCCATTAGTTCGAGTTCTTGAAAAAGCGATTCTTGCAGATGAGAACGACAAGATACGAAGATTGGGCCATTTAGTAACTGTAAACTGGGCAGATGATGGAGTATCTATCGTTAGCCAAGTAT
This genomic interval from Pseudomonadota bacterium contains the following:
- a CDS encoding ATP-binding protein, which produces MKIRKFWISRITDAWEKRSILWLSGVRRVGKTYLCKSLPDIEYFDCELPRTRRLMDDTEGFLKGLKGRRIVLDEIHRLGNPSELLKIAADHFPDINIIATGSSTLGASRKFRDTLAGRKRELWLTPMLSHDLEDFDIQSLELRFLHGGLPPFIMADSLPEREFQEWIDSYWAKDIQELFRLERRYSFQRFLELLMAQSGGIFEATRFSRPCEVSRTTITNYLSVLEATFVVHVLRPFSTRKSSEIISAPKVYGFDTGFVCYFRGWHELRREDMGHLWEHFVLNEIQGSLQLRNLYYWRDKRGHEIDFVISARGSAPIAIECKWSASDLVLENFKSFRQRYPKGDSFVVASDVDKGYVRDYGSFEIKFVSLSELVNALSQKLNR